From the Panthera leo isolate Ple1 chromosome C1, P.leo_Ple1_pat1.1, whole genome shotgun sequence genome, one window contains:
- the DENND2D gene encoding DENN domain-containing protein 2D isoform X7 — protein MLLGILHCPEVVNKPVAQSAAQNSQPLAQKAAGPWRCLLTTFSLATPWGSWEELRSELQCQDAASVGAGLLLPSWVPSHPSCSAIACSAWKLPSPVWKAAHGLASRSCGWRLKRPLSQTLCSRSVGGKGSTPMPCRFEKMEGQVVGTMLRLFRNRLPQLRAGSRQDNLREAVKEPERAPEHCLSTFAGGQHFFEYLFVVSLKKKSSGHDYEPTITYQFPKRENLLRGQQEEEERLLSAIPLFCFPDGNEWAPLTEYPRETFSFVLTNVDGSRKIGYCRRLLPAGRGSRLPKVYCIISCIGCFGLFSKILDEVEKRHQISVAVIYPFMQGLREAAFPAPGKTVTLKSFIPDSGTEFISLTRPLDSHLEHVDFRSLLRCLRFEQILQIFASAVLERRIIFLAEDLRSYW, from the exons ATGCTCTTAGGCATTCTTCACTGTCCCGAAGTTGTAAATAAACCCGTTGCACAATCCGCAGCCCAGAATTCACAGCCCTTAGCCCAGAAAGCAGCTGGGCCTTGGAGGTGTTTGCTCACGACCTTTTCTCTCGCCACACCCTGGGGCTCTTGGGAGGAGCTGAGGTCTGAGCTGCAGTGCCAGGATGCTGCCTCTGTTGGTGCGGGCCTTCTGCTGCCTTCCTGGGTCCCGTCACATCCTTCTTGCTCAGCCATTGCGTGCTCAGCATGGAAACTGCCGTCCCCTGTTTGGAAGGCAGCACATGGCTTGGCTTCACGGAGTTGTGGTTGGAGACTGAAGCGGCCCCTCTCTCAGACTCTCTGTAGCCGGTCTGTAGGAGGAAAGGGAAGCACTCCAATGCCCTGCAGGTTCGAGAAGATGGAAGGACAAGTGGTAGGCACGATGCTCAGGCTGTTCCGCAACCGGCTGCCCCAACTCCGAGCAG GAAGTCGCCAGGACAACCTGAGGGAAGCTGTGAAGGAACCAGAAAGGGCCCCGGAGCACTGTCTGTCCACCTTTGCTGGAGGGCAGCACTTCTTTGAATACCTCTTCGTGGTTTCCCTCAAAAAAAAGAGTTCAGGGCATGACTATGAGCCCACCATCACCTACCAGTTTCCCAAG CGAGAGAACCTGCTCCGGggccagcaggaggaggaggaacggCTGCTCAGTGCCATCCCCTTGTTCTGCTTCCCAGATGGGAATGAGTGGGCACCGCTCACTGAGTACCCCAG GGAGACCTTTTCCTTCGTTCTGACCAACGTGGATGGGAGCAGGAAGATTGGATACTGCAGGCGCCTCTTG cccgcCGGCCGTGGCTCTCGCCTTCCCAAGGTTTACTGCATCATCAGCTGCATCGGCTGCTTCGGCCTGTTCTCCAAG ATCCTGGATGAGGTGGAGAAGAGGCACCAGATCTCCGTGGCCGTCATTTACCCGTTCATGCAGGGCCTCCGAGAGGCGGCCTTCCCTGCCCCCGGGAAGACTGTCACCCTCAAGAGCTTCATCCCCGACTCGGGCACTGAG TTCATCTCCCTGACACGGCCCCTGGACTCCCACCTAGAACACGTGGATTTTAGATCTCTGTTGCGCTGTCTCCGTTTTGAGCAGATCCTTCAGATATTTGCCTCTGCAGTGCTGGAGAGAAGAATCATCTTCCTGGCAGAAGATCTCAG GTCCTATTGGTGA